One Triticum dicoccoides isolate Atlit2015 ecotype Zavitan chromosome 3B, WEW_v2.0, whole genome shotgun sequence genomic window, CCATGTACCACCTGCAAATCATAAACACCACAAAGGTACCCACAATCCCACTAGCAAAAAGATAACTAGAAATAAGTACATTCATCTCAGTTAGTGATGTTTGGTGCAGGTTCCTTTCCTGTCATAAGCCCTGCTCCACATAGAACTGGTAATGCTTCTGCAACAAGCCATGGACATTCAGGTTTAGATCATAGTCCTGCTCCAGCACCGCTAGTCTTGCCTCCATCAAATGGAAAAGATGGAAATCCAGCGTATGCTCCGCATCACCCTCATCAATATCATTCACCTTCATATTCTCCAGGTTAGTTGTGATAATTGTAGGAAAAGAAGTGGTAATTCACAATTGTCCAACTTCACCTCATATATAGACAACAGAGTAAAGGCCAAATGGGTAAATATACGTATGTATTGCAATTTGCTCTTATTCTTTACATTATGTCATCCCTTCTAGCTCCTCAAAATGGAATGAACACAGGTTCAAACAATGTAGCTACAGGATGCTACCGAGTGATATAGAATGCTATAGGAAGCCTACACGAGATTGTCATGCCCCGGGCCGCGGTCTGGCGTGCCTGGGGTTTGTCTCCACCCTACAACCACACCTTCCTGAAGGCACTATATATTGAGTTCGGTTGGGTTCAACCGAGCATGCTGACTGACATCCTTGAGAACTGAGACATGCTAATGCATTGATAAGTACACCACGTTTCATCAGTAATGCCAGAATTGTCAAACGACCATATTTGTGTTACAGTATATGTGGATTGCACTAGCCCTTTCCATAAGTtcagacttttggttgcgttggttagtgcatgaagcttaacatggtatcaggGCCTAAGAtcttgagttcaagtcctggcTTTCGGGATTTATTAAAAATTGTTGGTAGCCCCCCTTTGTGTCCACGTAGAGGCCTCTTGAGTCATACGCGAGTTTCGCGCCGTCGCTCTCTTCCGGTTGCACGTGTTAACTTGTCTTCCCCGTCACAGGTGAGAGGGGGTGTTAAGTATGTGGATTGCACTAGCCCTTTCCATTAGTttggacttttggttgcgttggttagtgcatgaagcttaacaattTGCAGActaaatattactccctccgatccatagtaagtgtcgcagttttgaactaaggttgaactatccttagttcaaaactgcgacgcttattttggatcggagggagtatgattTAAAGTTCAATATTTTGTCCACAATATTGGTTGAGACTCATCCTTGATTTGAGCATGTAGAGTATATCCTAGCTCTACTACGGGCATTTGACTATATGCAATATTGATCACGAGGTCCTCAATTTTGATCCTGCATTAAATACGTTGAAAGTGTCTTCTTTCTCTATTCATGCTGAATCCAATAGGGCCAGAAGCAATCTAGCTTTACATGGCTTAACATGAACTAGCCGGAATTTTCCCATGCAATTGCGTGTCAAGATGCTTTTTTTTTTCTATATGACTTCTTTTAGGAACCAAGCAGGTGCTCTGCCATTCATATAATAGGGGAAAAGAGTTGCAAATATttacaagaaaagaaaaaaagactaGTTACAAACTTAACTATAAATAACTACACATATCTGATTGATCTGTAATGCTGGACCCACTATAATCGACGACACGGATCTTTCTCTTTTTCATCTGATTAACGCAGTAACTTCTAGGCCTTCAAAGTGAATGTGTTGTTTTCTGGTTGATGAATGGCAACCTAATTATAATTGACTTATATTTATCTACAATTGTACATGCAGAACATGCTCTACCACCTGACAATCCTGCATTTAGAAAGCCCAGGGCTTTGGCACCAGCACCAAGTCATTCCTTGCCGCCGCCACCTCCAAATTCATGTATGACACAGATACTTTATTGCCGTCTGAAATTTATCAATTCAAATATTCTGTATATTCAATTTAACCGGGCTGCTACATTTTTAGTACTAATCGCTCAGTTGTGGTTCATTCATCTTTTTTTTTTTGCTAGACTGCACGGCGTTAAATTGTAAAGATCCTATGACCAATAGTCCTCCAGGAACAACATGCCTCTGTGTGTTGCCAATAAAAGTTGAGCTTCGATTAGGTATAGCACTGTACACATTCTTTGCATTGGTCTCAGAACTTGCACAAGAAATTGCATCTGGAGTGTTCATGAAGCAAAGTCAAGTTCATGTTATGGGAGCAAATGCTGCAACTGAAGACCCTGAGAAGACAATTGTCCTCATTGATCTTGTGCCATTGGGAGCAAGCTTTGACAATACAACAACACTTTCAGTATTTGAAAGGTTTTGGCGCAAACAGGTCATCATAAATCCTACGGATTTTGGAAACTATGATGTGTTAAATGTTCAATACCCAGGTGAGAGCTTTATAACTCCTTTTGTGTTATTCATCTTAATACTGATTTCCTTTATGTCAACATTTTCCTGCCTATCATGTCGGTTTTTTAATCTTTGATTTGACTTGATCCTCCAGTCGCTTTGTTTATTATTCAGGTCTCTATCTAGTCATCTGTCATTCTTTTTCTCTCTGGAAAAATGGTCATGGTAATACCTTGTTTCATTTACTCATTCAGGTCTTCCTTCCTCACCACCATCAGCTCCTGGAAATCTGAACAACAGTCTTAGCAATGGAAATGATCAAAGGTTACACCCACTTGCTGCTGATATAGGAAACCACAGAGAAACAAAAGGCAGAGGAATAATTGTGATTATTGTcctgtcaagtatctttgctttaATTTTATGTGCTGGAGCTGCATTGGTGATTTATTTCAAGCTTAGAAACCGCCATCATTTAACCGAAGCATCACTTACACCAGAAAAGCCTGCAGGTAGCAAAGCCATTTTCTCTAAGGATTCTTGTTTCTGTTATTCCACTTAATACAAATATAATGTTTTTAGCTTTCAGAAGTTGTGAATTCTTGTTTTATGTTACTATTGCCTGAAAGCAACTGTTTTATGAAAGATTTTATTTCATGCTTTACTGGTCAAAGCACTTTGAACAGCTTTGAGCAAAATCTGAAGGGGCTAAAGCTATAAAAATAACTTTAAACGCTGTTTTGCTTACTGTTCTTTTCTTTTTTCGTCAATGCTTGCATTGGAAATGCAGATTCTGCAATAGCCGGGAGTAGGCTAGAAAGCAGACCTATCTCGGCATCACCGTCATTCAGCTCAAGTATAGTGGCATATAAAGGATCAGCAAAAATATTTAGTTTGGTTGAAATGGACAGAGCTACACAAAGATTTGATGAGTCCAGGATAATTGGTGAGGGCGGTTTCGGACGTGTTTATGAAGGTATTCTTGAGGATGGAGAACGGGTTGCTGTCAAAGTTCTTAAGAGGGATGACCAGCAAGGAACCCGGGAATTCTTGGCTGAGGTTGAGATGCTTAGCCGATTGCATCACAGGAACTTGGTTAAGTTGATAGGTATATGCTCggaggagcatatgagatgtttggtaTATGAGCTTGTTCCAAATGGAAGTCTGGAATTTCACCTGCACGGTAAGACTTTGTTCCTTCTGTCAGTAGACCTTCAGTTTATCAGAATTCCTTTACTGTTTTCATGAGAATTTCAGTTTTACCGCTTCATTAGCCTATTTCTTTCTTGGACAGAGACGTATTAGATTAGCGAAGCACTTTAGTGACAATAAAATTTAGAAGTATTTTCTGTAGTATTATACAGCTGTTATAATAGAGTGCACTGCACATATGAACACTGATATGCTAAGACATGAAATACCCGCACATATGAACACTACTATGTCGTAAAACCCATCTTTTCAAACTCTTGGTACTTCTGATGGGTTACAAGCCGGTCATCCCTCTTAGGGCTTAGGCCAGGATAAGTCTGTCAATTAGATAACTTGTATAACATGGATGTGCAAACTTATAAACAAATCATTTTATGATTCCACACAGGATCAGATAAGGACACTGCTCTGCTTGATTGGGATGCCAGGCTTAAAATTGCACTTGGCGCGGCACGAGGTCTTGCTTATTTGCATGAAGATTCAAGTCCTCGCGTTATACACCGTGACTTCAAGTCAAGTAACATTTTGTTGGAACATGACTTCACCCCCAAGGTTTCAGACTTTGGCCTAGCAAGAACTGCTATAGGCGAGGGGAACGAGCATATCTCAACTCGGGTTATGGGAACTTTTGGGTAAGTTGGATCTCTCAACTCTTTCATAATATCCTCGACGTATCTTAAACTTATGGCGGGTTCTTGATAGGTATGTTGCTCCTGAATATGCGATGACTGGGCATCTTCTAGTGAAGAGCGATGTCTACAGCTACGGTGTCGTCCTCCTCGAGCTTCTTACGGGCAGGAAACCTGTAGATATGTCAAGGCCTCCAGGGCAAGAAAACTTGGTGACGTGGGCCTGTCCTTTTCTGACAAACAGAGATGGTTTGGAAACACTCATCGATGCATCACTTGGAAGTAGCATCCCGTTAGACAGCATCGCAAAAGTAGCAGCAATTGCTTCCATGTGTGTTCAGCCAGAGGTGGACCAGCGGCCGTTTATGGGGGAAGTTGTTCAAGCCTTAAAGTTGGTATGCAAAGAAGGCAGTGAGTTCAATGAGTCAACAAGTTTTAGCCAAGATTTGCATGTCCAAGACGCTGAGATTGTAAGTAGGGCAAGTCTGGATATGGATGCAGGCCCAATGCTGTCTACAGAGCAGTTCACTGCATCGGCGCGTTATGATACCCTGGATGCATCTGGTTCTTTTCGGCGGTATTCAAGTTCAGGTCCTCTGAAGGTCGGTCGAACTGAACACAACAGGGAGCGAGGCTTATCAACAGGTAGCTCAAGTGAACACTGTGGTCTACAACGATTTAGGATGGATTCAGAGTAGTCAACGTGCGGGCTCATTTTGATGACCTGCGCAACGAGGAAGTACCACTGGCTTATTTTCTGCAAGCCGACCGGACTTCATATTTACTGTGAATATTTCAGAAATGGAAACGATGCCAGAAACGGGTGTACCGGATGAGGAGCGACCCAGTGGTGGATGGCAATGTAGGCCTGGCATACATAACAGTCGTGCGGGCTTTCTGTAGCCTTTTCCCTGACGAACTGCACCCGGGGAGCTTCACAACAGAACAACCGGTTCTTCAACTGCAATTCCTTTGCGGATTGCAGAAGAAGTTGAGGGTAGTAAGCGAGAGGGTTGCAATTCAAAGGAAATGTCCCCTTTCCTCTGGAGAGAGTGCATGTGGGTGGTTGAGCTTGTTGAGACCATGGTAGAACACgcgtgaaaagtactccctccgtcccgtagtatagtgtcaaaaacgctcttatattatgggacgaagaaaGTAATTGCGAAATAAATATAAGATGTAGGATATGACTCTTTCTCTGTATTATTCAGTTCTTCGGAGAAGATATGTACAATTTTGTAGCACTGCCCCATAATATATAGTAGGTGGCTTGATAGGTGTAATTGAGTAGGAGTTCACctctccttttcttcgaaactggGAAAAGACTCAAGGGGTTCAAATCCTAACACTCACTCTCGGACTTTCCCTAAAAAAACACCCACTCTTGGACTGCCACTCGTAGTATGTTCAAGCTCTGGTAAAACTTGGAAAACCCTATTACGGGAAGATGGAGAAAGGATACTTGCATACCACTGTGTTGAACGAATTGCATCGTCAAAAATCTTGCGTTGATAAACTTCAGTAAAATTCGAACAAAGGAAAAAGAGTATAACCTTGTCTTTTGGCCGTGCAGTTTCTCCCTCCTGCATTCTACACTTCTCTAAGGCCAACTCCACAACACAAGGACACATTTCGTCTGTTTGGATCCGCGCGGACGAAAAGCACGGTCCAATGTGCCGACGCAAATAGATGGATGTTCATTTTTTGTCCGCCTCGACTCATTTCAGGCCCAAATTTGGGTGGAGTTTGCATCTACACGGACACATCGCGGGCGCCCGTGACGCCCTCCCCTGCCCCCTGGCTCGCATGTCTGTGGCACAATGACCATTGTTCACCCTCTCCCTCCACACCCAACACCCCTGGCCTCGTCGTCGTCGCAGCCACCCAGTTTCGGCCGCTTCGTCACTGCTCCAACCCCTGCCGCCGAATCCACCGATGGTCTCAACGCCACCGCATCCATCGACACCCACTCTTGTCGGCGTTGTGGCCACTTCCCGCCACCTTATCCTCATCGCCGTCGTCGGCTTCGACAGGCATGCTGCCTGAACAGGCCAAGGACGGTGCCCTTCACCGCCGCCACTCATCCACGCCCGCCTCCGTTGCCACCCACAAGGTGTTCGGCCGTTTGCCCAATCGAGGTTCCTCCACGCCCACAATGAACAGATTCATCACCCCGAAGGAGCAATGGTGAATAGCTCGAATGAGTTTTTTTTTAAGTAACACCCTATGTTCGTCATCAGAAGATGAGTTCGGCGACGAGGATGTTGTGGTTGCTACTATGGTCGTCAATGAGCACATTTCGAGTCAACAACCATTGTTTAGGGGATCGATCACGGGCCATATGCTCTGGGATTGAACCGTAACAGAGGAAGTGGCCATTGCCTAATCTACAACAATTATTTCGAGCTCACAGACACACTATTTTCCGCTAAGCTTTTCCGGCGACGCTTTCGGATGGCGAGACATGTGTTCAACTATTTTCCGCTAAGCTTTTCCGGCGACGCTTTCGGATGGCGAGACATGTGTTCAACTGTATGCGGAAGGGAACGATGGGGTAGGATGATTACTTCAAATGCAAGACTGATGTCTTTGAAAAGTTTGGCTTCTCCTCTTATCATAAATGTAATGCACCTATTCGAGAGCATATGTGGACTCACATAGGAAACCGATAGATGTATCTGCTCCTTTTCTTTCAATGTATTTGCTATAATTTTAAATTAATTTAGTTGCAAACTATgtgatttttatttattgtattGTAACAAATATGCGACTTATTCATTTAAGCaatgttttatttttatttgtttgtttGATTTATATGTATAGAATGCCCAAATTGAGAAAATTTAGCAGAAAAACTATCGAGACGGATTAAATGGGTCGGCCGGTTGGGCGCACTGCTTAGATTGACACGGACTTGGGCGAACACCGGCCAAACTGACGACCCAAATGGACAAAAACAAACAAAACCTGCGTCCGCTTGAGTTTCTGCGTTGGAGTTGGGTAAGTACTGACCATAGGAAATGACTTGGTGAATAGATATAGTATATTatcttttttttaaacggaggcaaaagttttgcctcatcgATTTATTAAGAAGAGAATTGTCCagttaattaacggaaaaccgAACGAAAACCAATACAAACGTAGCACGGACTAACCGCACACGTGACTCCTGACAGACTCTCTGATTACACAACATCCACAAACCACGACATTGCTACTACGCCATGTGAACCCCGACAAAAACACCTCAACAAAAGACATCAGACACCTTCCAAGCCACAAACGACAAACCAATCCAATAGGATGAGCCAAGAGACTGAAGATCATTCAAGCAATCGACCTACCCAAACCAAGTCTATCAACCTCCACACTAGCGAGCAAGTCACAAAGTTCTTTCGCGAAAAGAGCATCTGGATTTGGAGTAGGTGCAACCACACTTGCTCAATGAAGACGCCAAGGAGGTACATTATCACTTTACTTGGTCGCCCCCTCAGCCGTCAAGGAGGCGCCCCGCCTCCGAGGACCACCGGGAAGGGGCGGCAAGTCGTCAGACAAGAAGCCGCCCCGATGGCCTCAGACCACGGAGGATGAGCAAGGAGCAGCTCATGGCCGGGCTCTGCGCGTCCCTCCTAGATGCGTTGGCCCAGGTGCCACCGCAAAACCACGGCGTCCAGGTTGGTTTAATTAAGTTTTAGTTTAGCTTAGATTAATTTTGAATAGTTTGGATGTACTGTAATATATATCAAACTAGAAATAAAtgtaatatactccctctgtaaactaatataagagcatttagatcactattttagtattctaaacgctcttatattagtttacggagggagtatcaaacTAGTCTAAATTTCATCAAATTTGCGAATTTGAAATGTTTAAACTAGGAAAAATTTGAGGGGTGGCCTTAACATGTCCACAGACATTTGGGGGCGTCCGTTTAGGCGTCCACCTTGGAGATGCCTTAACACTAGCACAAGAGAATGACCCGAAGAACTCTCGTAAAAAAGCAAGTTAATTCTGCCACTGCTCACAGCATGTCAAGAGAGACCAACAAACTAAATTGCTGAAACTGCATTTCAGGTTACATGTGGTCAAAATATTTTCGTACGACATGGTCCAGAAGGTACAAATCAAAAATCAATCACACCCATCCGGTGACACACCACCTTTCTGGAACAAACCACACTGAAAAAATAGTGGGGAGTGGCAGTATTTGTCTAGTAGATGCAGTCGCCTACATGATCACTTCGAAACTGTAGGGGCTCCAGCATC contains:
- the LOC119276566 gene encoding receptor-like serine/threonine-protein kinase ALE2 isoform X5, giving the protein MGRRQGGNGWGVCAVLAVASVVSAVVILGGGGHQQSHAPAFGRKVLLSITSGHPQINLDNILHPSQLQVPTLQSLGLTVKLSTPTSTDVNKQYDHYAPSPTIKHEASKQAVLPTMQPSVSPDHFYQSPEISPSIQSPATQRGNHHLQEQMSAASPSLPVEPHVSHAKTAVNTPAAAPFLPQPPWSSQPPPSSPSTGSQSTRPAPLPRIYGHSPSSFHTPPTGQDTLRVPVASPPGELPSKKKPPQEVVPPAPIAPGSSQDKDGISFARPPNNLPIHSRSPPKGTRETSHLTPAAPPLIHRAIQTPPQQRQRPHSNGPVASPRTTIHPANHGKANRVPVASPLKGRHHHSIPVNNTDGISGAPVVAPSKGRHHRSLPVNRTSVEGPVVSPQISPSIRRRGHGIPVAAPPKEPSSHVPPANHKHHKGSFPVISPAPHRTGNASATSHGHSGLDHSPAPAPLVLPPSNGKDGNPAYAPHHPHQYHSPSYSPEHALPPDNPAFRKPRALAPAPSHSLPPPPPNSYCTALNCKDPMTNSPPGTTCLCVLPIKVELRLGIALYTFFALVSELAQEIASGVFMKQSQVHVMGANAATEDPEKTIVLIDLVPLGASFDNTTTLSVFERFWRKQVIINPTDFGNYDVLNVQYPGLPSSPPSAPGNLNNSLSNGNDQRLHPLAADIGNHRETKGRGIIVIIVLSSIFALILCAGAALVIYFKLRNRHHLTEASLTPEKPADSAIAGSRLESRPISASPSFSSSIVAYKGSAKIFSLVEMDRATQRFDESRIIGEGGFGRVYEGILEDGERVAVKVLKRDDQQGTREFLAEVEMLSRLHHRNLVKLIGICSEEHMRCLVYELVPNGSLEFHLHGSDKDTALLDWDARLKIALGAARGLAYLHEDSSPRVIHRDFKSSNILLEHDFTPKVSDFGLARTAIGEGNEHISTRVMGTFGYVAPEYAMTGHLLVKSDVYSYGVVLLELLTGRKPVDMSRPPGQENLVTWACPFLTNRDGLETLIDASLGSSIPLDSIAKVAAIASMCVQPEVDQRPFMGEVVQALKLVCKEGSEFNESTSFSQDLHVQDAEIVSRASLDMDAGPMLSTEQFTASARYDTLDASGSFRRYSSSGPLKVGRTEHNRERGLSTGSSSEHCGLQRFRMDSE
- the LOC119276566 gene encoding receptor-like serine/threonine-protein kinase ALE2 isoform X2: MGRRQGGNGWGVCAVLAVASVVSAVVILGGGGHQQSHAPAFGRKVLLSITSGHPQINLDNILHPSQLQVPTLQSLGLTVKLSTPTSTDVNKQYDHYAPSPTIKHEGTFCNSDLLYVFLQSHVKIFFKHSRFFNGNGLHSLASSDEAVSASKQAVLPTMQPSVSPDHFYQSPEISPSIQSPATQRGNHHLQEQMSAASPSLPVEPHVSHAKTAVNTPAAAPFLPQPPWSSQPPPSSPSTGSQSTRPAPLPRIYGHSPSSFHTPPTGQDTLRVPVASPPGELPSKKKPPQEVPPAPIAPGSSQDKDGISFARPPNNLPIHSRSPPKGTRETSHLTPAAPPLIHRAIQTPPQQRQRPHSNGPVASPRTTIHPANHGKANRVPVASPLKGRHHHSIPVNNTDGISGAPVVAPSKGRHHRSLPVNRTSVEGPVVSPQISPSIRRRGHGIPVAAPPKEPSSHVPPANHKHHKGSFPVISPAPHRTGNASATSHGHSGLDHSPAPAPLVLPPSNGKDGNPAYAPHHPHQYHSPSYSPEHALPPDNPAFRKPRALAPAPSHSLPPPPPNSYCTALNCKDPMTNSPPGTTCLCVLPIKVELRLGIALYTFFALVSELAQEIASGVFMKQSQVHVMGANAATEDPEKTIVLIDLVPLGASFDNTTTLSVFERFWRKQVIINPTDFGNYDVLNVQYPGLPSSPPSAPGNLNNSLSNGNDQRLHPLAADIGNHRETKGRGIIVIIVLSSIFALILCAGAALVIYFKLRNRHHLTEASLTPEKPADSAIAGSRLESRPISASPSFSSSIVAYKGSAKIFSLVEMDRATQRFDESRIIGEGGFGRVYEGILEDGERVAVKVLKRDDQQGTREFLAEVEMLSRLHHRNLVKLIGICSEEHMRCLVYELVPNGSLEFHLHGSDKDTALLDWDARLKIALGAARGLAYLHEDSSPRVIHRDFKSSNILLEHDFTPKVSDFGLARTAIGEGNEHISTRVMGTFGYVAPEYAMTGHLLVKSDVYSYGVVLLELLTGRKPVDMSRPPGQENLVTWACPFLTNRDGLETLIDASLGSSIPLDSIAKVAAIASMCVQPEVDQRPFMGEVVQALKLVCKEGSEFNESTSFSQDLHVQDAEIVSRASLDMDAGPMLSTEQFTASARYDTLDASGSFRRYSSSGPLKVGRTEHNRERGLSTGSSSEHCGLQRFRMDSE
- the LOC119276566 gene encoding receptor-like serine/threonine-protein kinase ALE2 isoform X4, with translation MGRRQGGNGWGVCAVLAVASVVSAVVILGGGGHQQSHAPAFGRKVLLSITSGHPQINLDNILHPSQLQVPTLQSLGLTVKLSTPTSTDVNKQYDHYAPSPTIKHEAVSASKQAVLPTMQPSVSPDHFYQSPEISPSIQSPATQRGNHHLQEQMSAASPSLPVEPHVSHAKTAVNTPAAAPFLPQPPWSSQPPPSSPSTGSQSTRPAPLPRIYGHSPSSFHTPPTGQDTLRVPVASPPGELPSKKKPPQEVVPPAPIAPGSSQDKDGISFARPPNNLPIHSRSPPKGTRETSHLTPAAPPLIHRAIQTPPQQRQRPHSNGPVASPRTTIHPANHGKANRVPVASPLKGRHHHSIPVNNTDGISGAPVVAPSKGRHHRSLPVNRTSVEGPVVSPQISPSIRRRGHGIPVAAPPKEPSSHVPPANHKHHKGSFPVISPAPHRTGNASATSHGHSGLDHSPAPAPLVLPPSNGKDGNPAYAPHHPHQYHSPSYSPEHALPPDNPAFRKPRALAPAPSHSLPPPPPNSYCTALNCKDPMTNSPPGTTCLCVLPIKVELRLGIALYTFFALVSELAQEIASGVFMKQSQVHVMGANAATEDPEKTIVLIDLVPLGASFDNTTTLSVFERFWRKQVIINPTDFGNYDVLNVQYPGLPSSPPSAPGNLNNSLSNGNDQRLHPLAADIGNHRETKGRGIIVIIVLSSIFALILCAGAALVIYFKLRNRHHLTEASLTPEKPADSAIAGSRLESRPISASPSFSSSIVAYKGSAKIFSLVEMDRATQRFDESRIIGEGGFGRVYEGILEDGERVAVKVLKRDDQQGTREFLAEVEMLSRLHHRNLVKLIGICSEEHMRCLVYELVPNGSLEFHLHGSDKDTALLDWDARLKIALGAARGLAYLHEDSSPRVIHRDFKSSNILLEHDFTPKVSDFGLARTAIGEGNEHISTRVMGTFGYVAPEYAMTGHLLVKSDVYSYGVVLLELLTGRKPVDMSRPPGQENLVTWACPFLTNRDGLETLIDASLGSSIPLDSIAKVAAIASMCVQPEVDQRPFMGEVVQALKLVCKEGSEFNESTSFSQDLHVQDAEIVSRASLDMDAGPMLSTEQFTASARYDTLDASGSFRRYSSSGPLKVGRTEHNRERGLSTGSSSEHCGLQRFRMDSE
- the LOC119276566 gene encoding receptor-like serine/threonine-protein kinase ALE2 isoform X7; amino-acid sequence: MSAASPSLPVEPHVSHAKTAVNTPAAAPFLPQPPWSSQPPPSSPSTGSQSTRPAPLPRIYGHSPSSFHTPPTGQDTLRVPVASPPGELPSKKKPPQEVVPPAPIAPGSSQDKDGISFARPPNNLPIHSRSPPKGTRETSHLTPAAPPLIHRAIQTPPQQRQRPHSNGPVASPRTTIHPANHGKANRVPVASPLKGRHHHSIPVNNTDGISGAPVVAPSKGRHHRSLPVNRTSVEGPVVSPQISPSIRRRGHGIPVAAPPKEPSSHVPPANHKHHKGSFPVISPAPHRTGNASATSHGHSGLDHSPAPAPLVLPPSNGKDGNPAYAPHHPHQYHSPSYSPEHALPPDNPAFRKPRALAPAPSHSLPPPPPNSYCTALNCKDPMTNSPPGTTCLCVLPIKVELRLGIALYTFFALVSELAQEIASGVFMKQSQVHVMGANAATEDPEKTIVLIDLVPLGASFDNTTTLSVFERFWRKQVIINPTDFGNYDVLNVQYPGLPSSPPSAPGNLNNSLSNGNDQRLHPLAADIGNHRETKGRGIIVIIVLSSIFALILCAGAALVIYFKLRNRHHLTEASLTPEKPADSAIAGSRLESRPISASPSFSSSIVAYKGSAKIFSLVEMDRATQRFDESRIIGEGGFGRVYEGILEDGERVAVKVLKRDDQQGTREFLAEVEMLSRLHHRNLVKLIGICSEEHMRCLVYELVPNGSLEFHLHGSDKDTALLDWDARLKIALGAARGLAYLHEDSSPRVIHRDFKSSNILLEHDFTPKVSDFGLARTAIGEGNEHISTRVMGTFGYVAPEYAMTGHLLVKSDVYSYGVVLLELLTGRKPVDMSRPPGQENLVTWACPFLTNRDGLETLIDASLGSSIPLDSIAKVAAIASMCVQPEVDQRPFMGEVVQALKLVCKEGSEFNESTSFSQDLHVQDAEIVSRASLDMDAGPMLSTEQFTASARYDTLDASGSFRRYSSSGPLKVGRTEHNRERGLSTGSSSEHCGLQRFRMDSE
- the LOC119276566 gene encoding receptor-like serine/threonine-protein kinase ALE2 isoform X1; translation: MGRRQGGNGWGVCAVLAVASVVSAVVILGGGGHQQSHAPAFGRKVLLSITSGHPQINLDNILHPSQLQVPTLQSLGLTVKLSTPTSTDVNKQYDHYAPSPTIKHEGTFCNSDLLYVFLQSHVKIFFKHSRFFNGNGLHSLASSDEAVSASKQAVLPTMQPSVSPDHFYQSPEISPSIQSPATQRGNHHLQEQMSAASPSLPVEPHVSHAKTAVNTPAAAPFLPQPPWSSQPPPSSPSTGSQSTRPAPLPRIYGHSPSSFHTPPTGQDTLRVPVASPPGELPSKKKPPQEVVPPAPIAPGSSQDKDGISFARPPNNLPIHSRSPPKGTRETSHLTPAAPPLIHRAIQTPPQQRQRPHSNGPVASPRTTIHPANHGKANRVPVASPLKGRHHHSIPVNNTDGISGAPVVAPSKGRHHRSLPVNRTSVEGPVVSPQISPSIRRRGHGIPVAAPPKEPSSHVPPANHKHHKGSFPVISPAPHRTGNASATSHGHSGLDHSPAPAPLVLPPSNGKDGNPAYAPHHPHQYHSPSYSPEHALPPDNPAFRKPRALAPAPSHSLPPPPPNSYCTALNCKDPMTNSPPGTTCLCVLPIKVELRLGIALYTFFALVSELAQEIASGVFMKQSQVHVMGANAATEDPEKTIVLIDLVPLGASFDNTTTLSVFERFWRKQVIINPTDFGNYDVLNVQYPGLPSSPPSAPGNLNNSLSNGNDQRLHPLAADIGNHRETKGRGIIVIIVLSSIFALILCAGAALVIYFKLRNRHHLTEASLTPEKPADSAIAGSRLESRPISASPSFSSSIVAYKGSAKIFSLVEMDRATQRFDESRIIGEGGFGRVYEGILEDGERVAVKVLKRDDQQGTREFLAEVEMLSRLHHRNLVKLIGICSEEHMRCLVYELVPNGSLEFHLHGSDKDTALLDWDARLKIALGAARGLAYLHEDSSPRVIHRDFKSSNILLEHDFTPKVSDFGLARTAIGEGNEHISTRVMGTFGYVAPEYAMTGHLLVKSDVYSYGVVLLELLTGRKPVDMSRPPGQENLVTWACPFLTNRDGLETLIDASLGSSIPLDSIAKVAAIASMCVQPEVDQRPFMGEVVQALKLVCKEGSEFNESTSFSQDLHVQDAEIVSRASLDMDAGPMLSTEQFTASARYDTLDASGSFRRYSSSGPLKVGRTEHNRERGLSTGSSSEHCGLQRFRMDSE